TAGatctttctcttttcttttctacCTGGCCGGCATCTCAAACCCCGTACGACGACCGTCGCCATCAACATCGCTCCGCTGATCCGGTAGCTTCTCACCCAGCTGTCGTCTGTGACGCTGTTTCCCCCCAATACCCCTCACGTGAACCCTCGTCACCCTTAACCGGTGCTGACCAAGCCACGGGCACAGAGTATCGGCATTGACGTCTATGGTATAATTAGTTATAATTAACGGAGATCTCAACGACCGAGGCGGCAGCAGGCCAGCTAACGGTGAATGTTTTGGTGCCTTGAATTTTTCATTCTGTGCTACTTCGGGTCGTCGAGACTGCTGAAACGAAACTGCGTGCAAGTAGAGTAGATACGGAGCACGAGTGAGCATTGGGTGCGTCACGCTGCGCAGTGCGAGAGCGAAGGTTGCATCGAAGTGTTGAGCGGCCGCAAAGGGAATCTCAAGGTCACCCCGTACTCGAAGCCTCCCGTCTACTTGGATCATCTCCGCAACTGTGGTTTGTAAAGGATGTATGTATCTCCACGTGTCTCTATCCTCCGCCTTTCTCTTTTATTAATTATGTAATTAGACTGATATCTCGAATGACCGGATAGTCCAGTCCTCCCAAAATGAGAGTATTGAGCAGTTTACAGTACCTCATTCCAGAAAGGTTGGCGCGCCACTGACTGCCGCGCCCCCCTGGTCATACAGCTGGTCTCATGCAAAAGGTACCCGGGCTGTGGCTCGGTTGCAGCTTCGGTCAACAATCCGTTTGCTCTTTGTCGAGGAACTTGCTTGCTTCCAACTGGCGACCCCTTTTCCTTGATCAGAGTCGCCCTCTGCTGTGCCTGTGGGCATTTGCACTGAGCTGCGTAGGATTTCGGCCGAGCGGGATGCATCATCACAGCTGGGCGGCTGGGAAATGCCAACATGCCCCGGGACGTGTGATTCCCCTGCACCGCGATCCGGGATCCGAGCCCGTAATCCTGTTCACCCCGGCGGGAATGGCACGCTGCACGCGAAACCTTCCAGAACACGTTAGGAAATATTGCCTCATGCAGTCTTGGCTACAGACAACAGTCTTCAAGAGGAACGGGGATCGGGAGGGGAAAGAGCTGGCCTGCTTCGTGTATTAATTAATACAGTATAACACCGGGCCTTGACCAGGTTCGATCAAGGAGCAGTGTTCCTCCGCTTGACTTGCCCGCCCAGCTTCTCAGCAACCAAGCACTCTTGAACTTTTCGAGGAGCACAATGGAGCTGCTTCGAGTCTCCCTCGCCGCTGTTGCACTCTCCCCATTAATATTATTCGGCGTTGCAGCCGCCCACCCTACCGCCCGATCCATTGCCCGCTCCACGATTCTTGACGGAGCCGATGGCCTTCTTCCGGAGTATGACTACATCATCATCGGGGGCGGCACGTCCGGATTGACTGTCGCCGACAGACTCACGGAGAATAGAAAGCGCAAGTTTTCCCGCTCTCCCCTCCCAACGTCACCCGCCCGATCGTCACCGGCGTGGTGTTGTGAGCCCTGTGGGGAAAAGAGAATTTGTGTACATGCTAACCCGTCACAGATTCTGTTCTTGTTTTGGAAAGAGGCATTTTCCGTAAGGATGTCCATTCCGCGCTGTTGACTCCCAGATTCCGTGTTGTGCTAATGTCGAGACATtaattaatagagaactctAGCTCGGTGACCACCATTTCTGGGGGAAGCAGAGGCCTCTTCGATCCAAGTCTGACCTTCAACATCAACTCCGTTCCCCAAGCTGGGCTGGACAACCGCAGCATTGCCGTCATTGGCGGGTTGATCCTCGGCGGCAGCTCCGGCGTCAACGGGCTTCAAGTCCTCCGTGGACAAAGAGAAGACTATGACCGCTGGGGATCGTACTTTGGGCCAAACTCTGACTGGAGTTGGAAAGGTCTCCTGCCGTATTTCAAGAAGGTATGGCCGACCACTTCATGACCTTTTAGCCCGGaaataatagtattctcacaAGGACTTCTCCTCTTAGTAGGCATGGAATTTCCATCCGCCCAGGCCAGAGCTGGTCAGTCAGTTCGACATCAAGTACGACCCCAGCTACTGGGGCAACACGTCTGACGTGCACGCATCTTTCCCAACCACTTTCTGGCCGGTGCTCAGTATGTTTCGAGGATTGCCCTTGCCCTTCCACTGCATTCGGTGCGCGCACTAATTAACCCCTTCATCTAGAATTGGAGATGGCTGCATTTGGTGACATCCCTGGGGTCGAATATCCGCCCGACTCTGCTTCTGGCGAGACCGGGGCGTATTGGCACCCAGCGTCCGTTGACCCAGCGACAGTCCTCCGCTCCTTCGCTCGGCCCGCGCATTGGGACAACATTGAGGCGGCACGTCCCAATTACCACACCCTGACCGGGCAACGCGTATTGAAGGTCGCATTTGATGGCAATCGAGCGACCAGCGTCGTCTTCGTGCCGGCGAATGCAACGGATCACAGCACTGCCAGGTCCGTGAAGGCCAAGAAGGAGATCGTCTtggccgccggcgccatTCACACGCCCCAAATCCTACAGGCGAGCGGAGTAGGGCCGAAGCAGGTCCTGAAGGAAGCAGGCGTGCCGCTTGTCGTTGACGCTCCCGGTGTCGGCAGCAATTTCCAAGACCAGCCGTATGTGGTTGCTCCCACCTTCAATTGTGAGTCCGATTGACCTTGCTAATTACGCTTGGGAACGTGCATGGAAATAATTAATACTTAATATGACAGGCAAAGGGGATTGTATGCTAATCATATCTTGCAATCACAGTTACCAAGTTCCCCTTCCACCCGGACTTCTACGACATGATTCTGAACCAGACTTTTATCGCCGAGGCTCAGGCCCAGTTTGAAAAGGACCGTACCGGACCTCACACCATCGCATCCGGCTATTGCGGCAGCTGGCTCCCCCTCCAGATCATTGCCCCAAATTCGTGGAAGGACATCGCTAGGCGGTACGAATCCCAAGACCCAGCCGCCTACCTCCCCGCCGGCACCGATGAGACCGTCATCGAGGGGTACAGGGCGCAGCAGAAAGCACTAGCGAGGTCCATGAGGAGCAAGCAATCGGCAATGTATAACTTCTTCCTGAGGGGCGGCTACGAAGAGGGTTCTGTCGTCTACTTGCACCCAACCAGCCGTGGCACCGTTCGCATCAACCGATCCGACCCCTTCTTCTCGCCGCCCGAGGTCGACTACAGGGCACTGAGCAACCCTACCGACCTGGAGGTCCTGCTCGAATTCACTCCCTTCACCCGCAGGTACTTCTTGGAGACGAGGTTGAAGTCCCTCGACCCGGTCGAGCTGTCGCCCGGTGCCAACGTCACGGCGCCCGCCGACATCGAGGCCTGGCTTCGCAGCGTCATGATCCCGTCCTCCTTCCATCCCATCGGCACGGCCGCCATGTTGCCTAGGCACCTCGGTGGTGTCGTGGACGAGAACCTTCTGGTGTACGGGGTCGAAGGCTTGAGTGTCGTCGACGCCAGCGTCATGCCCGACTTGCCGGGCTCATACACGCAGCAGACCGTGTATGCTATTGCTGAGAAGGTAAGCCTGACGTTTCGCTGAACAAACCATCTCTATTGGCTTCGTTCGTTTTTGCAATGCTAACGAGTAATGTAGGCCGCGGATCTCATTAAGAGCAGGGCTTGATTAACCTGGATGGCAGACCATTGTAGTGGCCGGAGGTCAGGATTGATGTCTATCATATGCTGATGCCGATCAGGCAAAGAGCTCTATACCGCGTACAATAcaaatatgaaaaatataCCTAACTAAAAgcccctcttcccccccaCTACCTTAACCTTCCTTAGTCAAAGACATCTGTGGCATACCGGTCGTTCCGAACGGTCTCATACCACTTTGAGATCGCGTCCTCGGCGTCCTCCTCACCAAGCACGATTCTGCCCATGGCCGTCTTGACCCCTTCTCCGACCTGCCGCGAGCCGCAGACGTACACCCTGGCGCCGCGGTCCCACAACGCCTTCACCTCCTCCCGGTCGTGCCACAGCCTGTCCTGCACGTGCCTGCACCCGCGCGCCTCCGTGTCGTCCGAGTCGACGCGGCTGAACGCCCGCCGGACGTCGACCGCGCCCGACTCCTGCCACTTGTCGAACTCGTCGCGGTAGAGATCGTCCTTCTCCGGGCTGCGGCAGCCGTAGAAGAGCAGCGCGGCGGCGAGCTGCGTCCCCTTGGCGAGGAGCGCGGCGCGCTCTTGGATGAAGCCCCGGAACGGCGCGAGCCCGGACCCGGCACCGACGCAGATGATGGCCGTCTCGCCCATCTTGTCTTCGTCCGGCAGCCGGAACGCCGTGTGGGTGGGCCGTACCGAGACCAGGAGCTTGTCGCCCCTGACGAGGGAGGAGAGATACGAGGTCGCAACGCCCACGAACCGTCGGGACGGGTTGGCCAGCGACGGCGAGTCGAGCAGCGAGTACGTGAGCGTTGCCCGCGAGGGGTCGTTGAGCGGCGAGGAGGATATCGAGTACTGCCTCGGGCGGATGGGCGGGAGCAAGGAGAGGAAAGTGCCGAACGGAAGCGAGATGGAAGGAAAGCGGTCCAGGAGGTCGAGGACGGAGGCGCGCTTGAGGCTGATCTCGCTGGTGTACAAGTCACCCGCAAGCTTCTGGAGCTCCGCCTTAGTGGCTTCGTCTTCAGCGGCATCGGCGAGCCGCAAGATCCCCTTTTTGTCAAGTCTTGTCAGTATTAAACAGGACAAccccgaaaaaaaaaagaaaaaaagaaaaaaaatcaaAGCAAACAAAAAAGGGAAAATAATACGAAAAATAAACATACCCTCTTCGTCGCCGGCTGTGACAGCTCGACATAGGACCCGAGCACATCGTACGCCGGAACCGGCGTGCCCGTCGGCAGGGCGGTCCAGCGGTCGGAGGCAATGGTGACGTGCGAGTCCCAGGAAAGCTGGAATTTCCGCATGACGCGGCCGATGCTCTCCTTGGAGTTGACGGGGAGCACGGCGAGATAGTCCCCGACCTTGTACGTCGCGCCGTCGGGAAGCTGGACCTCGATATGCTTCTTTGGCGGGGCGTCGGGAGCGGTGAGTAGCGCCTCCCCGACGACCGTCGCCTCCCTGACGTCCTGGCGGAGGGTGGACGACCGGGGGCTGGAGAAGTGGATGTTGAGGCCGTCGGAGCCCGGCGCATCCTCGGTCTCGGCCACAGCCCCGGCGGCTCCGTACCGCGCCCTGACGGCCGGCCAGAACACGTCGTCTTCCCACTGCTCAAAGTCGGTAAACATGTTCCCCTCGGCCACGTCCGTCAACCCCTCGTCACAGATGGGCGAGGCGCCGTGAGCCTTCATCGTCTGGTGAACGAGCTTGGGAATGCGGTGGAAGGTCTGGGACCAGTCATGGTGCCCGCAGCCGAAGACGGCGTAAGAGACGTTCTTCAGCTCGTCGCCCTCGAGGTTCTTGAGCCAGCCACAGAACTTGGCCGCGTTGTCCGGCGGCTGACCTTCAAAGGAGGCCGTGATGATCACCACGGGCCGGTCGGTCGGCAGCTTCTCCGTTGCCGTGTCCAGGggctcgacggcggcggctgcgtaCCCGTGGGACGCCGCGTCGGTCGCGAGGCGCTGGGCCAGGCTCTCGCACGTGCCCGTGTTGGAGCCGTAAAAGATGCTCATCGGCTTGGCCTCGGCGGGAGAGGTCTTCTGTGCGGTCGGCTTGGaggggccgccgccgccgccgcccgaccGCGCGACCGAGGCCGCGTTCCCGGCGAGCCGGTGCTCCAGCTCGGTTGCCGTCAGGCCGTCTCGAAGAATGGCCCGCATGTAGAAGTCCTTGGGCTTGGTTGTGAGGGTCTGCTTGTAATGCAGCTCGTAGTAGGGGTCGTGGAGGACAAAATCAAAATTCTGCAACAGCATGGCCATGACGAGGACCGCCTCCTGCCAGGCAAACGGGCGGCCGATGCATGCCCGCATGCCGGTTCCGAACGGCTTCCAACAGTCTGGATACTCCCTGTTCAGGCGCTCAAAGTTCTCGTCCAGCATCCGCTCCGGGATGAACTGTTTCGCAGTCTCTCCATAGACAGCGGGGTCCAGGTGAGACTGAGCCAGGAGAAGAGCGAGCCTCTGATCCTTTGCGACGGCATACTTGCCCCCAATCACCTCGTCCTGCTTGGCCGCTCGATTGATTATTGGGATCGTGGGACAGAGGCGCAGCGTCT
This DNA window, taken from Thermothelomyces thermophilus ATCC 42464 chromosome 3, complete sequence, encodes the following:
- a CDS encoding GMC oxidoreductase-like protein, yielding MELLRVSLAAVALSPLILFGVAAAHPTARSIARSTILDGADGLLPEYDYIIIGGGTSGLTVADRLTENRKHSVLVLERGIFQNSSSVTTISGGSRGLFDPSLTFNINSVPQAGLDNRSIAVIGGLILGGSSGVNGLQVLRGQREDYDRWGSYFGPNSDWSWKGLLPYFKKAWNFHPPRPELVSQFDIKYDPSYWGNTSDVHASFPTTFWPVLKLEMAAFGDIPGVEYPPDSASGETGAYWHPASVDPATVLRSFARPAHWDNIEAARPNYHTLTGQRVLKVAFDGNRATSVVFVPANATDHSTARSVKAKKEIVLAAGAIHTPQILQASGVGPKQVLKEAGVPLVVDAPGVGSNFQDQPYVVAPTFNFTKFPFHPDFYDMILNQTFIAEAQAQFEKDRTGPHTIASGYCGSWLPLQIIAPNSWKDIARRYESQDPAAYLPAGTDETVIEGYRAQQKALARSMRSKQSAMYNFFLRGGYEEGSVVYLHPTSRGTVRINRSDPFFSPPEVDYRALSNPTDLEVLLEFTPFTRRYFLETRLKSLDPVELSPGANVTAPADIEAWLRSVMIPSSFHPIGTAAMLPRHLGGVVDENLLVYGVEGLSVVDASVMPDLPGSYTQQTVYAIAEKAADLIKSRA